In Flammeovirgaceae bacterium 311, one DNA window encodes the following:
- a CDS encoding alpha-glucosidase (COG1501 Alpha-glucosidases, family 31 of glycosyl hydrolases), producing the protein MLLLLVITLSSFQEPVVENYRKESDGVVVQLRSREAGAARQMKLRVVSDKIIQVLSTPEEALKEPSSLMIASPLETFKDWQMAETGKDLTITTKFLVVKLNGNTGELTFSDNKGNVVLQETGVGAPAFKPVTLNQKQSYAVEKSFRAADGEAFYGLGQHQTGLMNYRGHQVDLTQYNGVAVVPFLVSSKGYGILWDNNSITKFGDVRPYQPLSAFTLYDKDGKKGRLTATYLSQQDSEAAPVVLQESTIDYEFLEDQNKYPNGFTLTGESLVTWEGFLESDQTGEHHFRLPSAGYVKVWIDNKLLLDKWREAWNPGLAVFTHRLEKGKKHPVKIEWQPDGGESYIALSYLTPQPKQAQNQFSFASEAADQINYYFVWGQHMDEVISGYRTLTGAAQVMPKWVMGFWQSRERYKTQEELLSVIREFRSRKIPIDNIVLDWSYWEEDQWGSHEFDPTRFPDPEGMIREIHEEHNAKIMISVWPKFYEGIEHYKQLNAKGLLYKQNIQNQQRDWIGKGYVSTFYDAFNPEARELFWEMLSKKLYSKGFDAWWLDATEPDILSNASIEHRKSLMNPTYLGSATEYFNAYSLMNAKGIYEGQREVNPNERVFILTRSAFAGLQRYGAATWSGDISSTFEELARQIPAGLNFSLSGLPYWTTDIGGFFVENKYDRPNPEGEALEEWRELNARWHQFGAFTPLFRSHGQYPYREMFNIAPDDHKAYQSMLYYNHLRYRLMPYIYSLTGHVFHKDYTLMRALVMDFGTDKNVLNIGDQYMFGPSLLVSPVTEYKATSKKLYLPAGSGWYNLYDGSYQQGGRHITADAPYERMPLFVKEGAILPFGPEIQYTTEKPAETITLYVYGGRDGSFELYEDENTNYNYEQGKFATIPFSYNEKSKSLTIGERKGNFDGMLKERTFNVVYVNPKKAKSLQFDAQPDQVVRYNGTAKTVKLK; encoded by the coding sequence ATGTTGCTCCTGCTGGTGATTACACTTTCATCCTTTCAGGAGCCGGTAGTGGAGAACTATCGAAAAGAGTCAGATGGGGTAGTGGTGCAACTGCGCAGTAGGGAAGCAGGCGCTGCCCGGCAAATGAAACTGCGGGTGGTATCTGATAAGATCATTCAGGTACTTTCTACTCCGGAAGAAGCCCTGAAAGAACCATCCAGCCTGATGATCGCATCTCCACTGGAAACTTTCAAAGACTGGCAGATGGCCGAAACAGGGAAAGATCTGACCATTACCACAAAATTCCTGGTGGTGAAGCTTAATGGAAATACCGGAGAGCTAACCTTCTCAGACAATAAGGGAAATGTTGTACTGCAGGAAACTGGTGTAGGTGCCCCGGCCTTTAAGCCGGTAACCCTAAATCAGAAACAGAGCTATGCGGTAGAGAAAAGCTTTAGGGCTGCCGATGGAGAGGCTTTTTATGGTCTGGGCCAGCACCAGACGGGTCTGATGAACTACAGGGGCCATCAGGTAGATCTTACTCAGTATAATGGCGTGGCAGTAGTGCCTTTCCTGGTATCCAGCAAAGGCTATGGCATTCTCTGGGATAATAACTCCATAACCAAGTTTGGCGATGTGCGTCCCTACCAGCCCCTTTCTGCTTTTACACTCTATGATAAGGATGGAAAAAAGGGTAGACTAACGGCTACCTATCTCTCACAGCAGGATTCTGAAGCTGCTCCTGTTGTTTTGCAGGAGTCCACAATCGATTACGAATTCCTGGAAGACCAGAATAAGTATCCTAATGGCTTTACCCTGACGGGTGAATCGCTGGTTACCTGGGAGGGTTTTCTGGAGTCTGATCAGACAGGAGAGCACCACTTTCGTCTGCCTTCTGCCGGTTATGTAAAGGTTTGGATCGATAACAAACTGCTGCTGGATAAATGGCGCGAGGCATGGAATCCCGGCCTTGCTGTTTTTACCCACAGACTGGAGAAAGGCAAAAAACATCCGGTTAAAATAGAGTGGCAGCCCGATGGCGGTGAGTCTTACATAGCCCTTAGCTACCTGACCCCACAGCCGAAGCAGGCACAGAATCAGTTTTCCTTTGCTTCCGAGGCGGCCGATCAGATCAACTACTACTTTGTGTGGGGCCAGCACATGGACGAGGTGATCAGTGGCTACAGAACTTTGACCGGTGCTGCACAGGTAATGCCCAAATGGGTAATGGGCTTCTGGCAAAGCCGTGAACGCTACAAAACACAGGAAGAGCTCCTTTCTGTCATCAGAGAATTCAGAAGCCGCAAAATTCCTATTGATAATATCGTACTGGACTGGTCATACTGGGAAGAAGATCAGTGGGGCAGCCATGAGTTTGATCCCACCCGTTTCCCGGATCCGGAAGGCATGATCAGGGAGATACACGAGGAGCATAATGCCAAAATTATGATCTCGGTGTGGCCTAAGTTTTATGAGGGTATAGAGCACTATAAGCAGCTAAATGCTAAAGGGCTGCTCTATAAGCAAAACATCCAGAATCAGCAGCGCGACTGGATTGGCAAAGGCTATGTATCTACCTTCTACGATGCCTTCAACCCGGAGGCACGCGAGCTCTTCTGGGAAATGCTAAGCAAAAAGCTCTACAGCAAAGGCTTCGATGCCTGGTGGCTGGATGCCACAGAGCCGGATATTCTTTCCAACGCTTCCATAGAACACCGCAAGTCGCTCATGAACCCAACTTACCTGGGCTCTGCAACAGAGTACTTTAATGCCTACTCCTTAATGAATGCCAAAGGTATCTATGAAGGCCAGCGCGAGGTAAATCCAAATGAGCGGGTGTTCATCCTCACCAGATCTGCTTTTGCAGGCCTGCAGCGCTATGGTGCTGCTACCTGGAGCGGCGATATTTCCTCTACCTTCGAGGAGCTGGCCCGCCAGATACCCGCCGGACTTAACTTCTCGCTTTCCGGACTTCCTTACTGGACTACCGACATCGGCGGTTTCTTTGTCGAGAACAAATACGACCGACCAAATCCTGAAGGAGAGGCCCTTGAGGAGTGGCGGGAGCTGAATGCCCGCTGGCACCAGTTTGGCGCCTTTACACCACTGTTCCGCTCGCACGGCCAGTATCCGTACCGGGAAATGTTCAACATCGCTCCGGATGATCATAAGGCTTACCAGTCAATGCTCTACTACAACCATCTGCGCTACCGCCTGATGCCTTACATTTACTCCTTAACCGGGCATGTGTTCCACAAGGATTATACCCTGATGCGGGCGCTGGTGATGGATTTTGGCACTGATAAAAATGTGCTTAACATTGGCGATCAGTATATGTTCGGTCCCAGCCTGCTGGTAAGCCCGGTAACCGAGTACAAAGCCACCAGCAAAAAGCTTTACCTGCCTGCAGGCAGTGGCTGGTATAACCTTTACGATGGCAGCTATCAGCAGGGTGGCCGCCATATTACGGCCGATGCTCCCTATGAGCGCATGCCGCTTTTTGTGAAGGAGGGCGCCATTCTGCCTTTTGGTCCTGAGATCCAGTACACCACCGAAAAACCGGCCGAAACCATTACCCTCTATGTATATGGTGGCAGGGACGGCAGCTTTGAGCTGTACGAAGATGAAAACACCAACTACAATTACGAACAGGGCAAGTTCGCAACCATTCCTTTTAGCTACAACGAAAAAAGCAAAAGCCTCACCATTGGAGAGCGTAAAGGCAATTTCGATGGTATGCTGAAGGAAAGGACTTTCAATGTAGTTTATGTAAATCCTAAAAAGGCTAAAAGCCTGCAGTTCGATGCACAGCCCGATCAGGTGGTGCGCTACAATGGTACCGCCAAAACGGTGAAGCTTAAGTAA
- a CDS encoding transcriptional modulator of maze/toxin, mazf (COG2337 Growth inhibitor), whose amino-acid sequence MGLSQYDIVLVNLDPTIGSEINKTRPCLIISPDEINNNLRNITIAPMTTKSHKYPTRVQVRHNNQIGWVVIDQIRTIDKTRVIKILGHLDPAVITECKRVIKETFVD is encoded by the coding sequence ATGGGATTAAGCCAATATGACATCGTGCTGGTCAATCTGGATCCAACGATTGGAAGTGAAATAAATAAGACTAGGCCGTGCTTGATAATATCTCCCGATGAGATCAATAATAATCTCCGGAATATCACTATTGCTCCTATGACTACCAAGAGCCATAAGTATCCGACAAGGGTTCAGGTAAGGCACAATAACCAAATAGGTTGGGTAGTGATCGACCAAATCAGGACAATTGACAAAACTAGGGTGATCAAAATCCTAGGCCATCTTGACCCTGCTGTAATAACTGAATGTAAGCGGGTGATAAAGGAAACGTTTGTGGACTAA
- a CDS encoding toxin-antitoxin module transcriptional modulator MazE (COG2336 Growth regulator), with the protein MNGIIMEQPIIRIGNSKGLRLSKSILERYHITDKVEVILEEGQIVLKPVSNPREGWDKAFKQIHKKGEDQLLMDDVFDDESFDQWD; encoded by the coding sequence ATGAATGGAATTATTATGGAGCAACCAATCATACGAATCGGAAACTCAAAAGGGCTTCGACTATCAAAGAGCATCCTTGAGAGGTATCACATCACAGACAAAGTTGAAGTAATTCTGGAAGAAGGTCAAATAGTGCTGAAGCCAGTATCAAATCCTAGGGAAGGATGGGATAAAGCTTTCAAGCAGATACACAAGAAAGGCGAGGACCAGCTTTTGATGGATGATGTGTTTGATGATGAAAGCTTTGATCAATGGGATTAA